The Natronosporangium hydrolyticum nucleotide sequence AGGCCGGCTTGGGCTGCAGGTTTTCGTCGTACAGATGGGCCGCCCCGGTGCCCGGGAAGGTGCCGGGGATCCAGGACGCGCCATCGTGCAGGTTCCAGCTAGTGACCCCTCGGCAGGCGGGCACGTTGAGGCAGAACTGGAACACCTGCGCGTACATCTGGGCCTGCTCCTGCAGCTCCTGCTGGCTGGCCGGCATGTTGATCCGGATGTCCAGCTCGGAGATCCAGATCTCCAGGCCGAGGTTGGCGAAGCGTTCCATGTTCGCCTGCATGGTGCTGAGGTCCTCGCCCAGGTAAAGGTGGGTCTGGAAGCCGAAGCAGTCGATCGGCACGCCCTGGTTCAGCAGATCCTGCACCAGGTTGAAGTACGCGTTGCTCTTCGTGTTGATGCTGTGGGTGTTGAAGTCGTTCATGCAGTACGACTTGTTCGGGCCGCCAGCCGCCCTAGCGGTGTGGAACGCGTCAGCGACGAAACCCTGCCCCAGCCCGGTGTTCATCAGGTGCGAGTTGCGGAACTGACCGTTGTCTTCGAGGATCTCGTTGACCACGTCCCACTGCTGCACCGCGTCCAGCTCATTGACGACAGTGGTGATGTGGGTCCGCAGGGTGTTCAGCAGCTGCTGGCCGGACTGGCTCGTCATCCACCCTGGGCTCTGGGAGTGCCAGAGCAGGGTGTGGCCGTAGACGTTCTGGTTGTTCTGCTGGGCGAAGTCGATGATCTGGTGGGCGGTGCCGAATTGGAAGTTGCCCTGTTGAGGCTGTAGGGCATCCGGCTTCATCTGGTTCTCGGCGGTGATCGAGCTGAACTCGCTGGCCACGATGTTCGAGTACGTGCCGTTACTGAACCAGCTGGGGTTGATGGCGACCCCCACCAGCTTGTCGGTGGAGTGCCGGAGGGTGTGATCGGCGTGGGCGGGGGACGCCGAGAACGTCAGTCCAGCTGCGACCAGCACAGCGACAATCGGCACGACGAGCCATCGGGCGACGGGTCGTCGGCGGGCGGAATCCATTAATCGTCCTCCTCATGCGAGAGAGACAGGAAGGGTGGACGTCGATGGAAGCGCTACCGAAATATTCCAAACATATGATGAGTTGTCAACCCCCGGCCCGGCCGGCGCGCAGCGTCCGGATCACGGTGGACGACATCGTGGCCAACTCCGGCTGGGCAGGCACGAACAACGTCGACACTCCCAGCGCCTCATTCATCGCGCCGAGCTCGGATTCCCGCAGTCCATCGGCCGGATTCCGAACCCCGCGGACGATCACTCCGCATCCATGCCGCCGGCAGTAGTCCACGGTCAACCCATGCCAAGCAGCAACCGAGACGTTTCGCCAGTCTGCTGGAAGCATGCCCCGGATCTCCTGCGCCCGCGCTCCCGCGGCCTGGGACGGCTGCTTGCTGTCGTTGACGGCGACCAGGACAGTGACGTGATCGAAGATGCGACGTGACCGGTCGACCACGCTCCAGTGACCCGGCGTGAAGGGATCGAACGTCCCGGGGTAGACCGCTCGGGCCGATCCGAGGTCGCCAGTAGACCCATGAGG carries:
- a CDS encoding endo-1,4-beta-xylanase; this encodes MPIVAVLVAAGLTFSASPAHADHTLRHSTDKLVGVAINPSWFSNGTYSNIVASEFSSITAENQMKPDALQPQQGNFQFGTAHQIIDFAQQNNQNVYGHTLLWHSQSPGWMTSQSGQQLLNTLRTHITTVVNELDAVQQWDVVNEILEDNGQFRNSHLMNTGLGQGFVADAFHTARAAGGPNKSYCMNDFNTHSINTKSNAYFNLVQDLLNQGVPIDCFGFQTHLYLGEDLSTMQANMERFANLGLEIWISELDIRINMPASQQELQEQAQMYAQVFQFCLNVPACRGVTSWNLHDGASWIPGTFPGTGAAHLYDENLQPKPAYYAVLETLGGSGGGPGPGPGGGGELRGAGSNRCLDVPDASTQNGTQLQIYDCWGGSNQQWTHTSSGELTVYSGGSERCLDAEGNGTANGTAAIIWTCHGGANQRWNLNSNGSISNVHNGLCLDVSDFGTANGSQVQLWSCSGGSNQQWTLG
- the coaD gene encoding pantetheine-phosphate adenylyltransferase, whose protein sequence is MPHGSTGDLGSARAVYPGTFDPFTPGHWSVVDRSRRIFDHVTVLVAVNDSKQPSQAAGARAQEIRGMLPADWRNVSVAAWHGLTVDYCRRHGCGVIVRGVRNPADGLRESELGAMNEALGVSTLFVPAQPELATMSSTVIRTLRAGRAGG